One genomic window of Arachis stenosperma cultivar V10309 chromosome 10, arast.V10309.gnm1.PFL2, whole genome shotgun sequence includes the following:
- the LOC130954538 gene encoding uncharacterized protein LOC130954538: protein MDMLGVNHGNKKQSKSRGKKDNFKVTYISSPMKVKTSASKFRAVVQELTGQDSNVADVIFMEEATNTTNCNVINNDNNGVHHLHQNEESYLFHDASTTTNWLKPDYTEFLLDSSRTSSMIEPSSLQYDFLNFDMI, encoded by the coding sequence ATGGACATGCTTGGTGTTAACCATGGCAATAAGAAGCAGAGCAAGAGTAGGGGTAAAAAGGACAATTTCAAAGTCACATACATTTCAAGCCCCATGAAGGTGAAGACAAGCGCCTCCAAGTTCAGAGCCGTTGTTCAAGAACTCACCGGTCAAGATTCCAACGTTGCTGACGTCATCTTCATGGAAGAAGCCACCAACACCACCAATTGCAACGTCATCAACAACGATAACAATGGTgttcatcatcttcatcagaATGAAGAATCTTATCTGTTTCACGATGCTTCAACTACTACTAACTGGTTGAAACCTGATTACACCGAGTTCTTGCTGGATTCTTCTAGAACTTCTTCGATGATCGAACCATCGTCGTTACAATACGATTTTCTCAACTTTGATATGATATGA
- the LOC130955635 gene encoding transcription factor TGA2.2-like: MPEASRVDSFCLSDFDQSIGNRLENAVELNGNPVNNSLKVSSQTISPGPVHLGTSDRLPISVDRSSFAYLEDRLSLLAQKVQSTNHIIIPSGDIENQEGSAMADASPRTDISTDADTDDKNQQFDGSQSLAAVASDSSDRSKDKTDQKTLRRLAQNREAARKSRLRKKAYVQQLESSRLKLTQLEQELQRARQQGIFISSSGDQAHSMSGNGAMQFDVEYARWLEEQNRQINELRAAVNSHASDTELRMIIDGILAHYDDIFRLKGVAAKADVFHLLSGMWKTPAERCFLWLGGFRSSELLKLLVNQLEPLTEQQLVGITNLQQSSQQAEDALSQGMEALQQSLAETLSSGSLGSSGSSGNVANYMGQMAMAMGKLGTLEGFIRQADNLRQQTLQQMHRILTTRQSARALLAIHDYFSRLRALSSLWLARPRD; the protein is encoded by the exons ATGCCAG AGGCAAGCAGAGTTGATTCTTTTTGTTTGTCCGACTTTGATCAATCAATTGGAAATCGCTTGGAGAATGCTGTCGAATTGAATGGAa ATCCTGTAAATAACTCGCTGAAAGTAAGTAGCCAGACAATTTCTCCTGGTCCTGTTCACCTTGGCACTTCTGATAGG TTGCCAATTTCAGTTGATAGAAGCTCATTTGCGTACCTAGAAGACCGACTAAGCTTGCTGGCACAAAAGGTACAATCAACAAATCACATTATAATACCAAGTGGTGATATAGAAAATCAGGAAGGGTCTGCCATGGCTGATGCCAGTCCTAGAACTGATATTTCTACAGATGCCGATACTGATGATAAGAATCAGCAG TTTGATGGAAGTCAATCCCTTGCTGCTGTGGCTTCAGACTCAAGTGACAGATCAAAGGATAAAACAGATCAGAAG ACTCTCCGCAGGCTTGCTCAGAATCGTGAGGCTGCAAGGAAAAGCCGATTGCGAAAGAAA GCTTATGTTCAACAATTGGAAAGTAGTCGTTTGAAGTTGACGCAATTGGAGCAAGAGCTTCAGCGAGCCAGGCAGCAG GGAATCTTCATATCAAGTTCAGGTGATCAAGCACATTCAATGAGCGGCAATG GGGCCATGCAATTCGATGTCGAATATGCAAGGTGGCTGGAAGAGCAGAATCGACAAATTAATGAGCTTAGAGCTGCTGTAAATTCTCATGCTAGTGATACAGAACTTCGAATGATTATTGATGGTATATTGGCGCATTATGATGACATATTTCGGCTGAAGGGCGTTGCAGCTAAGGCTGATGTCTTCCACCTGTTGTCTGGCATGTGGAAAACCCCAGCTGAGAGGTGTTTTCTGTGGCTCGGTGGCTTTCGGTCATCTGAACTCCTTAAG CTCCTGGTAAATCAGTTGGAGCCTCTCACTGAGCAGCAGTTGGTGGGTATTACCAACTTACAACAGTCTTCTCAACAGGCAGAAGATGCATTGTCTCAGGGCATGGAAGCACTGCAACAATCTCTTGCAGAGACTTTGTCCTCTGGATCACTTGGCTCATCCGGTTCATCAGGGAATGTCGCAAATTACATGGGTCAAATGGCCATGGCCATGGGTAAGCTCGGGACACTCGAGGGGTTTATTCGGCAG GCTGACAATTTGCGCCAGCAGACATTGCAACAAATGCACCGCATATTGACTACTCGCCAATCGGCTCGTGCTCTCCTTGCAATACACGACTATTTTTCAAGGCTGCGCGCTCTTAGTTCCCTCTGGCTCGCCCGCCCAAGAGACTAA